The genomic segment AACTTTATGAAATGTATGATGTTCAGTTTTCGTTGTCACTGTGGAGGCGTGGGTTCAGCTCTGATCATTCTGAGTTGaagtttgtgctgtttttgtctaATACTGTATTATGATGTAGGGTGCTCCGATTACGACAGGGGGTAGACAAGCAATAATGAAGGGAGGTAAGCTGGGTTTGTGTTCTCTTGAGTATAAGCTTTACACATGGGGGGATTTATTTCAGAGCTGTTGTGATTAATTACATGCGCTTGTTATTTTCACAAACTCCCCTACTTCTAATTATTTAGAGCAATGACCAATCTCGTCAATCTTTGCTCCACATTGTTCCCAGATCCAGCAATTACCCATGGCCCTGAAGCCACCAGGGACCCCCTTAAGGAGCCAATCACGAAGGGAAGACCTCTtctcattttttaaagataaagtTAAAGTAAAGAGTTGTGACCACTTTTACCAAGAGTGGGTTTTATCTCTCAGATTAATTTTTTTGAACAGGTCAAATTCACAGTAATTCACAAGAACAAAGCAAAGATTTGAGTAAAGTCTCAAAGAGTATCGtgtgtattatattatactttatTCCTGTTAATCATCACATGGCCCCTTGGAATTATCTTGAAACCCTttaaggttgggaaccactggtatAGATAACTAACcttaaaatgctaaatgctgCTCAACTCTGTAACCACTGACTGCATTTTATTGGTTTTGCTTTGTATACAAATATGCTTGCTTTTAATTTGTTgctgacattgtgtgtgtgtgatgtgctgctctgtgttattttgtattatgaATCCTGTTCTGTTGTGCTCATAGTCTGTTTGTTTGGTGCTGTTATGCATGTTTTAATTGCCCAGgaactgcagatgaaaatgagTTTAAAGCTAACTCTGGTACAATACATCAAATGgcaacatttatgtttaatgttgtacatGGTccctttacaaataaaatagaaataaatatatacaccaAATGGTAAATACAAAGTGCACTGGGATACAAATGATAGAAAAGAGATGGAGGCTATAAAAAAGTCTAATATCAAAATCTAATATCATAATTATagtattaattaaataaacattatggTGCATAATCAAACAtttcttataataataataataataataataataataatgctttgATAGTGATTGATATATGCATATAGACCAGCTGTAGACCTGTAGTAGTTGTGCCACTGttattgtgattattattataatatctcTTCTTATAATTCTAATATCATTTACTGTGTCCTCAGATGTTCTTTGACTAACAGTGGTGTGGTGTTTACTCATCAGTtcctacacacaaaaaaaacactcccTCTGCGTCCCTTTTGGTGGACTGGAGGCAAGAAGAGGACCCGACACGAGTTACAAAGAAATTGTTTAAGTTATTCTCCCTTTTAtacactttgttttcatttgagcGAACCCACAGCAACTCCCAGAAAGGACTCGGCAATGTTTGCttgttctctctgtgtgagCAACTCTCAGCGTCAGGGGTGGACGTGATATTTCAAACAGCACATCAGTGCGTTTATGTATTGGGTGCCCGGAAATTTTTCCAAATAAACACAGCTTGATTCAACTTGGGTGGGCAGACTTATCAAGCGACTAATTCTATAAACAGATGAGGGAATAACCCGGCACTTCATTGGTTGTTGGGCAGAGGGGGGGACATGAGGGAGTTTCAGTGCaatgaaattttaattaatGTGGGTGGGCTGAGAACACCACCGACTGTTTATGATGGACAATTTATTTCCCAGTGCAAAGTCAACATAACACAGCAAACGTACAAcaattattaacattttctgGGGCCCTCATGAGGCTGGAGAGTCAGTcagtggaggagaggagctcCGGGAGCAGGCTCAGCTTTCCCCGGGACACACGTCATGACTCTCTACCACGGCCGCCTGCCGTCGCTCGGAGTGCCATCCTCGGCCCTGAGCCTCTCCGCTCCCCCGCTGATCTACTTGTACGGAGGGGACAGGGGAGGGGTCGTGCCCGCTGCCTTGAGCTTCGTGCCGGCCCGCCAGGAGCCTCCGCAGAAGCCGCCCTACAGCTACATCGCACTCATCGCCATGGCCATCAAGAGCGCCCCGGAACAGCGCGCAACACTCAGCGGCATCTACCAGTTCATCATGGACCGGTTCCCCTTTTATCACGACAACAAGCAGGGCTGGCAGAACTCCATCCGCCACAACCTCTCCCTGAACGACTGCTTCATTAAGGTGCCCAGAGAGAAGGGCCGGCCCGGCAAAGGCAGCTTCTGGACGCTGGACACCAAGTGCCTAGATATGTTTGAGAACGGCAACTACCGTCGGAGAAAGAGGAAGGCGAAGAGCCAGCAGGAAGCTCTGGACCCCAAAGCCGCTGGACACAAGCGCACCAAGGGTCCGGGGCCATCCAGGGCCCCTCAATCCTCTTTGAGACATCAGACTGGCTCGGGGATAACAGAGGTACCAGCGAGGCAGGATGCGGAGAGGATGGAGACGCAACCAGACACAAAAGCTGTTCTTGTCGAATTTAACCACGCTGAACAGCCGCAATATCCCCCCATACAGAGACTTAAAGTGCCCCCCAACCAAGACACCCCCGTGTCCAACGGGAGGAGGCTTGACGCCCCCCAGCCAGAGCCATGTCCCACTCTGAGACACGCTCCGTTGTGGATGGACGGTGCGAATTTCCCAGGCGCGTCCCTCCGCCGGGAGTCAGAGGAGAGAAGGTCAGCGTTCAgcggaagagaaagagagagaggtccgCTCTGCGCCGTCAGCTGCGCAGGAAACACAAAGCTGGCTGCACTTGCACAGGACAGGCCGAAAGGAAATGTTCTGGGCAGggataaatcaaaatgttttaccatTGAGAGTATCTTATCGAAAAGTGAAGACGAAATGCGCAACAGCATCCTCGGTTCGTCAGCGGAGACATGTGCAGAGCGCCAAAGTCCCGCTCTCAGTTCGTCTGTGGTCCTCGGTGCTCGACCGCATCAGTTGTACCAGATGGGATTCCCCTTTTGCTCTTACCTGTCACTCGCCTACCCCGACAAAGTACTGCATTTTAAATGAGTACAATTATTTTTGACTTTAATGGATTTTACGCACGGATGCGTAAAGGTGTAACGTCTGTAATTAGCTTTGCATGATGGGTTACTAATGAGACAGCATACTGTTGTGTTCTTTTCAGGATCTATGCCATCTGCATAATCTACAGCAATTTTCAGACAGTGAGAAACAGCAGGGAGGCTTTCAGATATATTTTTACGCATGCATAATTGTCAGGTTTGTGGATATTTTCACCAATTTTTCCAAGACTGTTGCTCCTCAAAGTCTATGGCTGCGCATTGTAATGCTTAATGCAACAAGAAGGTAAAAGTATATAATGATGTCGTCATTGTCATGTGAATATTTATGGAAAgctcatatatacagtatttctctctTCGTTCAAACCCTTAGAGTATATATGTTTGCGTAATTCAACGAAGAATCTTGACTGTCATGGCTGGGCCTGTGTAGCCTACACAGTATCTCTGGAGATACagtacaatatgaaaatacagTTTAGTACTCAATAATGTAATCAAATTCTATTTTACATTGAACTCCGCCCTGAATTTTATATGCAAAATAAAGTTTAGATGGGTAGTACAATGACAgcatgatttatttaaaattgtgagtaaaaacagaaatactgttgGAAGACAGGGGGCTGTTGCtgtttgaatgaaatgtcaCCTAAAGTTGTTCCTTTTTGTGATCAAAAGTGCTTTTTGAAAAGAGACAGATAACACGtatatttgagtatttttcttttcagatcTGAAGCTTATGATGTTCATTGAGGATTGCCAGGCCTCAGCTGTAGAGGACTGAGCGATTTGAGTTGTGTTGTCGTACATCATAGATTTagtgaaaaaacattatttatccaaagcgactgGATACAGATATCAGGATGCTGAGATTATTTTCTTGGCAGAAGCAGTATCAACTTCAGATTGATAATAAGAATCGCCATTAAGGGACCAAAGACAAGGATTACAGACAATTTCAATATCAgttaacatttaattaacatGACTCCAAAAACTGACGACCCCTGATCACTCCAAAAGCACATGGACTCAAAGTTCTGACTCATGAGAAATCCACTGTGAAGGAGAATTACTCTGCAGTCTAGTCTAAAGTGCCACTGACTGAAGAGTTTGATCCTGAGCCCATTCTTTAATGTGTCAACCACTTCTGAAGAGGTCACATGATGATTTCtggaatggaaaaaaaaatgtttctgctttgttttcacaCTAATTTTTCACCCTCTTGCAGTTTTCAGTGTCTTGGCTTCCTTTGGCAGTTACACAGACGACTTAGTCTGGTACAGGAAAATCGTTCTTGAGTAGAGCTGTTCatgaatttccattttttcaaatttatatTGAAATTATTGACAGCTGATTTTGTGACAACATACAGTAATCAGTGTTTTCCCCCAaaatttgtctctttttgtgttggaaaagcctctgaaaatTAGAGACGTCACTGTATATAAATCCTCATAGTACAATTAGTGCTACTAATGGTGATACTTATAATGATGAAAATTATAATATTGATTAAAAATTGATACATACTGGCAATACTAACCCTGGATCATGTTGAGAGTAGCAACATTCTTTGAAATAAGAGCACAGGTAAAGtccaggtaaaaaaaatccacattttaGCTTTTCTAAGCGTTCAGTCACATCTtatggtcttcctcagcagatggaatTTGCTCGGTTGTCGTGCATTGCATTTCATTACTGAGCAAACTCCAGCCGCTGAGGTAGACTGCGAGATGCAGTTctcttttttgtcaaactgctgtttccaaggtcaagaatgaactttcacgcACAAAATCAGTAAAGTCAGAAGAAGCCCTAGCACTTCGGTCCTCGGACTAAATGCTACGGACCACGGATCATAAAACACCCTATagtaaaaaagtttaaatgacAAGTGAGAGAGTCACTATAAATGACTTTCCCACTATGtggtcttctttttttaatcctaTATTAGTATCTGGGAAGGCCTGATGGCATTGAAAGTCCTAAATGATCCTTTCTGAGCTTCAGCGTGCTGTAGAATGACACCTGCATGAAATCAAAGAGCTTTGCTGACAGCATCATTACAAACAGAGAGCAGCCATGTCTAAATATAGGCCTATAGCTTAGACACACGCTCGTCTGAAAAAGCTCGACTGTGCGAGGCCAGCGCTGTGCAAATCAGGAATGtttgttgaaataaataaacttcCCCACATTAGAGGAAAGGAACTAACAATCACAAGTATTTCCTGTGTATAGGATTCTTTTGGTCAGAcgtgtaaataaaacatgatgaaaacCTCAGAAGGGAAAGAATGGAGGAGAGggtgagggaagagaggaaagaaaagaagtgAGAAATATCGGTTTAACTGAACACTTGGCACTCTGTCTCTGTGGGATTTGGGCGCATTTCATATTAACACATGAGCCAGTGTAATTGGCTCCACTGGCTCTTCATCCTCCAGTGATCTCCAAAGTCTTctaaaagcaaagcaaattaaTAAATGTTAGTTATCTGATGGTCTCTGTGAGTGTTTGAACAGTAAAAGATCCTCATGAGAAAGCAGCTCAAACAAAAGGGAAGTCttctcagttttatttgttatcTGAGAAAACAAACTGTGCTGATGGGTTGTGGTCAGAGATCTTTAACATGAATCGAGCATTAGCAGAAATCTGAACTCTCTAGCAGGGACGCGATGTGAATTGGGGGCTTTTCTTCTGGGCACACAGCCTACTGAATAAGGTGGGACAAACCTCTAGGTTCTGGATTATGCTGAGTTTATAAATCAGAATAACTCAAACACACCTGTTTCTTCTAAATGTAGTTTATCATTATCTTTGCCTTTGATCTTTGTTTTAAGGCATCCTTCAATCCAAGGGACTTTTTCTTCAGATGCTATTTGCCCTAACTGTATTTACTTTAATCACCTTTCCTATTTGAAACAATCTTTAGGTCTGTTTAGATGATCATACTCATTTCTACACACTTCTTCTTTGTTCTTCAGCTTCCTAAAGAAAGATGTGCTTTCAATATGAAACCTCCGTCAGATTAGAATATCTTGCCTTATTCTCCTAAATCAGCTTCCTTCCTTGACTTCAGGATTTCTTTCCTTACTTAAAGGAGTAGTAAGATAATGCTAGTGAGGttaccttgagttaagattatattaatggattttaaaTCTCAAGCAAatgatttacagtttttctccattGATTTGATGCATTTCTGCCATTTGTGCTCAAGACTGCAAATGCAATGATCACAACTTCTAAAAATGCATTCTACAACTCTTGAAGCTTTCTGGTTCTTTTCATTCAGTTCTATTTTCTCTCCACAAAGCTATCGCATAGAAAGCAAGGTTTGCAAATATTTAACACCAGTGTAGCCACTGAATTCAGATTTCAAATGAGAATCTTCTGCTCCCAATATTTTCAATCTTGTTGCCAGTGAAGAGACATCGGTTTCTCTTGTGTTGGCTCAGTCACTgtgtaaaaacatgcaaaggAACAAAACGTTGAACTGAAGTGTAAAGTCACGCGTGAAGAGACACAGCGGGCTGGTTAGCTGCCGCAAACAGAGCAGGAAGCTGCGATGCACATGCACTCATACTAAGGCTGGATTTGTCACACAAACTATTTTATCTGAGGTGTCCAGCCAGGAAGAATGCTACAGTCTGTGGACAACTGAATTAAATTCACAGGCAAGATACGGAATattgtgttgattttgttttcagttttgtgtaTCACCACTAAATAACTGCAGGTTTGAACTTGTGATTTGATGCACTAGGTTAAAAAAAgaaggttgtttttgtttttgcttttaacatttgaaactTGGAAAACACAACTCTCCACCTGAGAGGCCATACAAAATTTAGAACATTTAGAATTATGCACTTACTGAAGAGTCTACTGCCCTACCGacagagtaaaataaaacaacaattcattttaaaaaacgatattgaattaaaaaaaagacaaaagaaaagtaaaaaagaaataaataaaaaggggtGGATGTCTATAACCCTTGTCAATGAACAAACTGGTGTATCTATAGAGGGTCTGTCTGTACTCTGTTTCTATAATCAAGTATAATCAAGTGTGACCAAAGAGTAAGTGGGAAACTAGTAGTGAAGATGGTGGTATTCATATTTGTTAATGTTTCAGTTTCTGGTCTGGTTGAAGTAACTTATAAAAGGCGACTGTATTTTATCTTACCCTCCTGTCTTTTTGATAAGAATGTTATTTTCTCTCAATCTAAATGCGTCATCACTTCTCTCAGTTTGCACGGGTAGGGGCCATTGCCTGCAATTTCATTTGAAGTTTCTCAAAAGACGGAAACAAATTGTCTATAAATAGGTCCATGAAATTATAGATTCCTTTCTTGTGCCATTCATCAAATACAGTGTTGTTAATCGACGGTGCAAAAGAATGATTTGCCATAATGGGGGCCAATAAGGAGTTGGTATGCCAGCCATAGAGTTTACTTATCTGAATCCAGATTCTGACAGAGTGAGAGACCACCGGATTAACAATAGAGCTAGGAGACACCGTAGGTAAGGATGAGAAGAGCAGTGCTGGTAAGGGAGAGGGAGCGCAGCAGACCCTTTCCAGGTTCATCCAAGACGGGTGTTGATTCTGTGACCAGTATGAGACATTCCATAAGTTACTCGACCAGTAATAAAGCGGAAAATGTGGTAAACCCATCCCTCCTGTTGACGTGGGTCTCTGTAGGAATACCTTCCTTGATGTTTTTCTATTCCAGACAAATTCTAAAATTACTTTATCTATGCTCTTAAAGAAAGATTTAAGTTATAATGGAAtacattgaaataaaaatagaaatttggGAAGAACAGTCATCTTAATTGTATTAATTCGTCCTGCTAATGATATAGGGAGATGAGAACATTTCTGCAGATCCTTTATCGTGTGctccaataataataaaaataaaaataaaggattATAGAGaccagtaaatgtttttgtaacacCCTGTGTCAACCCTGTCAAAGGGCTTTTCTGCATCCAAAGTTTTGAGCACTTCTGGCTGAACACTTGAACCAGGTGAGTGTATGATCTTAAACAGTCTGCGAGGATTATGCAccaattttcattatttgtatGAAACCTGTTTGAGCTTCATGTATGACTGTCGGCAGCACTTTTTCTAGTCTGATAGCCAACATTTTGGCTAAAATCTTCATGTCCACATCCAGAAGACTCACAGGCCTGTATGACGATGGATCCCGTGgatctttgttctttttaaggATCAAAGAAATTGATGCCTGATAAAATGTTGGTGGAAGACGGCCAAATCTCAACGATTCATTAAAAACTTCCAGCATAGTGGGTTCAGATCctttttgtcaataaatccaGATTTGGGCTTGTTGCATATTGATGATCCAGAGCTAGAAGTTGTTCCCTTAtagatgtttttctctctttttgcttcTTGATCAGATGTGCACTATGAGATATCATTTGCCCACAGATAACTGCTTCCCATGACGCCTGTATGGAGACATCTGGAGTATTATTAGTTGCTAAGTAAAAAGCGATCTGAGACTTTATATGTTCAGTAATGGATTTGTCTGACAGCAATCTATTGCTCATTCACCAAGTtctatatgtatttatatttggaAATGCACGCTGTAGTGTCCTGGAAAATGAATTGGGCTGTTGTGAGAAAAAAGAATATTCTATAATACATAGAGATGTATGCAGATGTCTCCACGGGTCTTTTAAATTTGCAGCATTTAGGAAATTTGGCTGATTTGGTCAgggtctgctgtttgtttgaggATCTATCCAGTATTGGGTTCAACACAAAATTAAAGTCACCACCCAGGATCAAGCTATGACTATGAAGGTTAGAAACAGAGGATGATACTGAGCGTATAAATCCCTCATCGTTGTGGTTAAGCGCGTGCATGTTTGCAACAATCACTGACGGGCTACAAATTTTCCCAGTAACTATGAGAAATGTTGCCACTTTGGGACCCCTCTTTAACATCCACAAGTCCCAAATTTTTTGCCTCCTGCTTCCATTTCCCAGATCCAAACACTTGTCTTGTAGTTTCTGGCATGTTTTTGTTAGCATCTGTTATGTTTTTTCTAATGCCAAAACTCTATCCATCGTTTCACCCAGAGACCGTCTCATTTCTTCATATTTGCTATTGGCCTCCGCTTGTGCTGTGAGTCGGGGCAGTTCACCTGACAGTTCGTCCCTAGTCTCTTCACATAGGGACGTTATAGCTGTCTTAATCTCTCGGTATGAAGCAGCTATTTCAGATTTAATTTCGACCAGCTCCGCTTCCCTGGATGTTTGTAGTTCTTCTTGTAGCGTCTGCAAGGAGAGTGTGGTCTAAGAGTTGTCCGCCATTTTGAGACTGCCAGCGGCGAAAGGGGTTATTGTCTTCTGTGCTTGTGGCGTTTTACCCTAGCGCAATTATTTTTCCATATCAACTGCTATGGTCGTAACGTGACATACTTACTCAGTTACTGATGGTCCAAATGCTAATAATATTAATGGGGAAATCAGAGCTTTCCTAAACCTCAGCTTACTCCATCTGAGACTCCTCCTCTCTCAGAAATGATTCGTtccaataacatttggaaagtctagaagagctgcACGACGGAGGGCTAAACCGGCTCGGCCGGCGGAAGTCTAGCTCTATGGGCCCCACGATGCCAAAGCTATGCGGAGCAACTTTCACAGGAATGAACGGGGCCCCACCTCCGACGCTGTTTCCAGTTCTCTTCATACATCCATGGTCTCCACCAGTCTGTGATTCTAACCATTGTATGAAGAGTTCAGAGAACACAACACCTTTTGGAGCATGCTTTTGCTGTtttgcaaatgaaaacacagttttcGTTTGTACCACCTATTCTCACTGCACTTTTGTTTCTAACAGTGAATCAAAACAATAGAGAAAAACTacattaaccattaataaagccatcaGTTACAGCTTATAAACCTTTCATAAGAAGGTggtacagattttttttgtcactccTTTTCCTTGGTCAAAAAAGAACTTTCACCCTcattctcctttctctcttcagcCATCGTGACTATCACTTCTCAAACCCAGTTCTTCTGCTATTAAATCCAAACAaaccagaaacagaaaagcatcacttcctgtctgacagagGATTTCTTCCCAGGAAAAGACCCaccaaacagtgtgtgtgtttagagcaTAAAATGTTCATCAGGTTGAATCACTGTACTGTTGTAATAATCAGTCACAACAAAATGGACAAGTATTTATCTGAAAATGCTGTGGATTATTTCTTCAAACTAAATTTAGTCTCCAGACTGGCTGGAAAAGAACTGCAGGGAAAACTGATGCAGAATGGAGTAAACCTTTGACAACTAGTGCTAAAAGAATGTCAGCTATCAGTTTGCTAAAATAAGCAGTATAAGGGGAATCATTTTATTGCCAAGTAAACTCTATTTTCTAGTCTAAGTCTAGtctaaatgtatatttatattaatttaattcatttttaaggTTGAGAATTGTTTACCTTTAACACGGATGAGAAGTCCTAAAAGTGCTATGGATGAAGTGATAACAGCCTTGTGTTCCATCCCGATGATAACTGAGCAAGTAGCACGTTTCATAGCTccggaaaaagctagtaaatggaccttgagttgggattgttttgtaaaagtgttttattcCACTCAGTACCTCTGATAGTGTTGCGTGTTATGCTTTTGTGCATGTCCTTGTTtgttccctccctctttcttggCTGTTTCAAAGCTGTGTTGTTTCGTCTAGCTGATTTGGACTCTGTCCCCCCCTTGTTAAGAGTTAAGAGACTGCACTGAGACCCTTTAAAGAAGGTGGTCTTGTTCAGGTCACAAATGAATTTTGAAGCAGTTCGTTTGTGGTGGGAATGTGACGCGACCTCGATCTGAAAGGGGCACTTTGCATACTGGGAAGCAAAATAGTTGCTGGCTGCCAGAGAATGAGGCGAGGTCTGACCTGGACTAGGCTAGCAACAGAGTAGGCTACGCCATCGCCTTCAGGACcctctttctgtgtttactttctcaCTCCCGCCCAGACACATCTAAGCAATGAGCGGAGTAAACACATGACTCATATGGATTTGAATGATGCATTTTGGTTGGCTTGAACTTTTTTAAGTTTACTGATTTGGACCAGAGCAAACAAACTATATGTTTGAAAGCGCCCTACATGTGAATGGATGGTCAGGATCTGCTGCCCAGTCCCTGCCAGCCACATGCTgctctctctccattttctttcactcttcTTCACTCTTGTGAGTTAACTCTTGTTAGGTCAGTATGCTCTCCGTTTTTGGGAGAGGGGCTGCGGAAGATTGGAGTACCTCTTTGCAATGCACAGACATGCTAATTTTGAGGCTAGATTTGTGTTCTGCTTAGTTAATTGAGTTTTGCTTTATTAAGTTCTTTGATATGTCCTTCGTCCcttctatttgtttttatatcatcATATGATtattgtaaatactgtaaatacaccTATAGTCAGAACAAACACAAGCCTATGGCATACACTTAAAGAAACACtggtgtaaaataaaatca from the Siniperca chuatsi isolate FFG_IHB_CAS linkage group LG4, ASM2008510v1, whole genome shotgun sequence genome contains:
- the foxl1 gene encoding forkhead box protein L1, translating into MTLYHGRLPSLGVPSSALSLSAPPLIYLYGGDRGGVVPAALSFVPARQEPPQKPPYSYIALIAMAIKSAPEQRATLSGIYQFIMDRFPFYHDNKQGWQNSIRHNLSLNDCFIKVPREKGRPGKGSFWTLDTKCLDMFENGNYRRRKRKAKSQQEALDPKAAGHKRTKGPGPSRAPQSSLRHQTGSGITEVPARQDAERMETQPDTKAVLVEFNHAEQPQYPPIQRLKVPPNQDTPVSNGRRLDAPQPEPCPTLRHAPLWMDGANFPGASLRRESEERRSAFSGRERERGPLCAVSCAGNTKLAALAQDRPKGNVLGRDKSKCFTIESILSKSEDEMRNSILGSSAETCAERQSPALSSSVVLGARPHQLYQMGFPFCSYLSLAYPDKVLHFK